One region of Mangifera indica cultivar Alphonso chromosome 3, CATAS_Mindica_2.1, whole genome shotgun sequence genomic DNA includes:
- the LOC123211126 gene encoding 1-aminocyclopropane-1-carboxylate oxidase homolog 1-like: MASSSKIQAEGVSTYDRISELKAFDESKTGVKGIVDAGASKVPRIFIDEQSESCDKSGSADYKFTIPTIDFQGIDKDPSLRREIIRKVGNACEKWGFLQVVNHGIPLKILGDMIDGIRSFHEQDSDIKKEFYSRDETRTAIYHSNFDLYRAPVANWRDSLSCVMAPRPPNLDGLPAVCRDILIEYCDEIRKFGMTVFGLISEALGLKSNHMIEMGCAGGLNCVGHYYPACPEPERTLGLSKHTDSAFITVVLQDQTGGLQVLHQDQWVGVNPIPGALIVNIGDMLQLISNDKFKSVHHRVLSKNAGPRISVACVFRAQGKDRRLYGPIKELLSEENPPVYRETTANDYLKVKFVHPKPEGFKGTSALEHFKL, from the exons atggcGAGCTCAAGCAAAATTCAGGCAGAAGGGGTTTCTACATATGACCGAATAAGTGAATTAAAGGCTTTTGATGAATCAAAAACGGGTGTAAAAGGAATAGTGGATGCTGGAGCTTCAAAAGTTCCACGGATTTTCATTGATGAGCAATCTGAGTCCTGTGACAAATCAGGTTCTGCAGATTACAAGTTCACTATTCCGACCATAGATTTTCAGGGCATTGACAAAGATCCGAGTCTACGCCGCGAGATAATCAGAAAAGTTGGAAATGCTTGTGAGAAGTGGGGATTCTTGCAAGTGGTCAACCATGGGATACCATTAAAAATATTGGGGGATATGATTGATGGCATACGGAGTTTTCATGAGCAAGATAGCGACATAAAGAAAGAGTTTTATTCTCGTGATGAAACAAGAACGGCGATCTATCatagtaattttgatttatatagagCACCAGTAGCTAATTGGAGAGATTCATTATCTTGCGTTATGGCTCCTCGCCCACCTAATCTTGATGGCTTGCCTGCAGTTTGCAG AGATATACTGATCGAGTACTGTGATGAAATACGGAAGTTTGGGATGACTGTGTTTGGATTAATTTCGGAAGCTCTTGGTCTGAAATCCAACCACATGATTGAAATGGGTTGCGCAGGAGGGCTAAACTGTGTAGGTCATTACTACCCAGCATGCCCGGAACCAGAGCGGACTTTGGGGCTTAGCAAGCATACTGACAGTGCCTTCATCACCGTTGTTTTGCAAGACCAAACGGGTGGCCTTCAAGTACTCCATCAGGATCAATGGGTAGGTGTTAACCCAATTCCTGGAGCTCTAATTGTCAACATCGGAGATATGTTACAG CTaatatccaatgacaagttcaAAAGTGTACACCACAGGGTTTTGTCGAAAAATGCAGGCCCAAGAATCTCGGTGGCATGTGTGTTCAGAGCGCAAGGGAAGGATCGTAGATTGTACGGTCCAATAAAAGAGCTGCTTTCAGAAGAGAATCCTCCAGTTTACAGGGAAACCACTGcaaatgattatttaaaagtCAAATTTGTCCATCCAAAGCCAGAAGGATTTAAAGGAACCTCTGCACTTGAACATTTTAAGCTGTGA
- the LOC123210077 gene encoding uncharacterized protein LOC123210077 isoform X2 produces MFNDFGIDGGPASKVLEPKLNVFSKHVKTHTGVQVPEVEIKYLVAAAIALKGVGGLLFIIGSSLGAYLLLLHQAIATPILYDFYNYDADKKEFGQIFSKFTESLALFGALLFFIGMKNSMPRRQVKKKAPKTKTF; encoded by the exons at GTTCAATGATTTTGGCATTGATGGTGGGCCTGCATCCAAGGTATTGGAACCAAAGTTAAACGTCTTCTCAAAGCACGTGAAAACTCATACTGGGGTGCAAGTTCCAGAAGTTGAA ATCAAGTATCTAGTTGCTGCTGCTATTGCACTGAAGGGTGTGGGAGGCCTTCTTTTCATCATTGGAAGTTCTCTTGGAGCATACCTTTTG CTTCTGCATCAGGCTATTGCTACCCCTATATTATATGATTTCTACAACTACGATGCTGACAAGAAGGAATTCGGTCAAATCTTTTCAAAGTTCACAGAG AGCTTGGCACTTTTTGGGGCTTTGCTGTTTTTCATTGGCATGAAGAACTCAATGCCAAGGAGACAAGTGAAGAAAAAGGCtcccaaaaccaaaactttcTAG
- the LOC123210375 gene encoding uncharacterized protein LOC123210375 produces the protein MGFFSFLGRVLFASLFILSAWQMFNDFGVDGGPAAKELIPKLAVAKKRLSSTLGLAIPDIEVRHIVATTIFLKGIGGILFVIGNTFGAFLLIVHLVLITPLLFDFYNYSPKDPEFVPLLNEFLQNIAFFGALLFFIGMKNLILTRQVKKKTPKAKTS, from the exons ATGGGTTTCTTTTCGTTCCTCGGACGAGTCCTCTTCGCTTCTCTCTTCATTCTCTCCGCCTGGCAAAT GTTCAATGATTTTGGGGTCGATGGTGGACCTGCGGCAAAAGAGTTGATACCCAAACTTGCCGTTGCTAAGAAGCGTCTGTCTTCAACGTTAGGTTTAGCAATACCTGATATAGAA GTTAGACATATAGTTGCAACTACTATCTTTTTAAAAGGAATTGGAGGTATTCTGTTTGTAATTGGCAATACCTTTGGAGCTTTTCTTCTG ATTGTCCACTTGGTGCTTATCACCCCACTTCTGTTTGATTTCTACAACTATAGCCCAAAGGACCCTGAATTCGTACCTCTCTTAAATGAATTCTTGCAG AACATTGCATTTTTTGGTGCATTGCTTTTCTTTATTGGAATGAAGAACTTAATTCTGACGAGGCAAGTCAAGAAGAAGACTCCCAAAGCAAAAACAAGTTAA
- the LOC123210077 gene encoding uncharacterized protein LOC123210077 isoform X1 — MAFASFIGRVMFASVFILSAWQEFNDFGIDGGPASKVLEPKLNVFSKHVKTHTGVQVPEVEIKYLVAAAIALKGVGGLLFIIGSSLGAYLLLLHQAIATPILYDFYNYDADKKEFGQIFSKFTESLALFGALLFFIGMKNSMPRRQVKKKAPKTKTF; from the exons ATGGCTTTCGCTTCGTTTATCGGAAGAGTCATGTTCGCATCGGTTTTCATTCTATCGGCCTGGCAAGA GTTCAATGATTTTGGCATTGATGGTGGGCCTGCATCCAAGGTATTGGAACCAAAGTTAAACGTCTTCTCAAAGCACGTGAAAACTCATACTGGGGTGCAAGTTCCAGAAGTTGAA ATCAAGTATCTAGTTGCTGCTGCTATTGCACTGAAGGGTGTGGGAGGCCTTCTTTTCATCATTGGAAGTTCTCTTGGAGCATACCTTTTG CTTCTGCATCAGGCTATTGCTACCCCTATATTATATGATTTCTACAACTACGATGCTGACAAGAAGGAATTCGGTCAAATCTTTTCAAAGTTCACAGAG AGCTTGGCACTTTTTGGGGCTTTGCTGTTTTTCATTGGCATGAAGAACTCAATGCCAAGGAGACAAGTGAAGAAAAAGGCtcccaaaaccaaaactttcTAG